In the Streptomyces spororaveus genome, TGCAACCGCGTCACGTACGCGTTCCCCATCCGCGCGGTGAGCCCACGATGCCCTGCCATTCCGTTGTACTTGAGGTCGTTGGTCGTCGAGATGAACCACGGCTGGTCTACGATCCGCCCGACTTCGCGCATGAACGCGATGGTGCTCGGCGTGCCGCGTGACAGGCGCCGGCGCAGGGCCATCACTTCCATGGCCGCGACGGTCATGCCCTGGCTGTAGTTGGGGTTGAGGCTGCACACTGCGTCGCCGAGCACGAGTAGCCGCTCGGGAAGGCGAGGCAGCCGTTCGTAGTGTCGGCGCACGCTCGCCGGGAAGCGGAAGCAGACCGGGTCGCTCAGCGGCTCGGCGTGCCGAATCTGCTCGTAGACGTCAGCGACGGGCAGAGACCTGGCGAATGCGAGAAATCCGCCGGGATCGGTCGGTGGATGGTCGCCGAGGATGCCGGTCAGCGACACGATGCAGGTTTTCCGGTCGACCTGACCGAAGAACGCCCCTCGCGGGAACTCGCGTGATGCAATGCAGTTGATGAACTGCGTACCGTTGAGCATGTCCGGGCGGCGTCGGTAGAGCCGTGTGGTGTAGGCCAGACCGATCGCCATCCGCTGCTCGACGGGTCGCTCGTACCCAAGCTCCTCCAGCCATACCGGCGTGCGCGATCCGCGGCCGGTGGCATCGACGAGCAGATCCGCGTCGAGATTGAATGCGCTTCCGGCATCCGCTGCCGTCGAGCGCAGCCGGACCCCGGTCACCTGTCTGCCGTCCGGTGTGGAGAGAAAGCCGAGAACGTCAGTCCGCTCCAGGAAAGTGACGTTGGGCAGCGCGGCGACTTTGTCGCGGAAGTACTCCTCCAACACGGGCCGCTGGGCGGTCACGGACGGTAAGCCGGTCCGCGTGGACCGGAACGGCCGGGCGTTGAAGTACCAGCGCTGCTCGCCCAGATCCCCCACTGGAAGTTTTGCGTGCAGCATGTCCCGAAGCAGGTTGGGAAAGAGTTCCTCCAGGATGAGGCAGCCGCGGGCGTGCAGTCCGTGGGCATGCCCGGCATGGGGAGTGCCGCGCCGGGGCCGGTTCACGCTGACCACCCGGTCGCGGTCAACGACGATGACTTCACGGTAGAACTCTGAGAGGACCCTGGCCGAGAACGTTCCGGCGATGCTTCCTCCGAGCACGACAGCCCGGTCGCCAGCGCTTTGGTTCATGAGGGGCGCCCCGTCAGGAGCGCGGTGGCGAGGCCGAGGAACCCGAGGTCGATGGAGATCAGCACGAGGAACCGGGCCTTGCGCAACTGGCGGCGGTACACCCCGTAGTACAGCTGGGCGAGTTGGAGTGCCACCGCGGGAGCGCTGAGCACGATGAATCCCGCGTTCAGCCGTGTCGTGGTGAAAAGCAGAACAAGCAGTACGGCGTTGACCGCAACCAGCACATGAAGTACGACGGCGAACGCCAGGGGTGGCAGGACGACGGCAAGGGTTTTCCGGGAGACGGCAGCGTCTCCTGCCCGGTCGGAGGCGTTCCCGTACGACACCACCAGGAGCAACCACAGTCCGAACAACGCACTCATGAGGAGCGTCTCACGGCTGACGGTTCCGGCGGCGAACCAGTAGGGCACGAGTACGGTGCAGACACCGGTGAAGAAGATCGTCGACTCGAGCCCCAGCGGCCGGTAGCTCAGCTTGAGGCCGCAGGAGTACTGGACAGCGAGAGCCGG is a window encoding:
- a CDS encoding FAD-dependent oxidoreductase, yielding MNQSAGDRAVVLGGSIAGTFSARVLSEFYREVIVVDRDRVVSVNRPRRGTPHAGHAHGLHARGCLILEELFPNLLRDMLHAKLPVGDLGEQRWYFNARPFRSTRTGLPSVTAQRPVLEEYFRDKVAALPNVTFLERTDVLGFLSTPDGRQVTGVRLRSTAADAGSAFNLDADLLVDATGRGSRTPVWLEELGYERPVEQRMAIGLAYTTRLYRRRPDMLNGTQFINCIASREFPRGAFFGQVDRKTCIVSLTGILGDHPPTDPGGFLAFARSLPVADVYEQIRHAEPLSDPVCFRFPASVRRHYERLPRLPERLLVLGDAVCSLNPNYSQGMTVAAMEVMALRRRLSRGTPSTIAFMREVGRIVDQPWFISTTNDLKYNGMAGHRGLTARMGNAYVTRLHHAAAKDPAVTNALMRVAGLIDRPTALMRPRVLLGALRPQKPGTGPVE
- a CDS encoding UbiA family prenyltransferase; this encodes MTATQTPVAASIRPRPKMISYLRLAKARVYHYVYGWALGLLLLRSDGFLSGGTPLAMAFMLVGTLAIQWSASAADDVSGFLNGSDARNYAGRPLVTRVRKPLLTGALTSPEAIGFAVVTWIGGILTISLAAGVLDWRVPLPAMVVAFSVPALAVQYSCGLKLSYRPLGLESTIFFTGVCTVLVPYWFAAGTVSRETLLMSALFGLWLLLVVSYGNASDRAGDAAVSRKTLAVVLPPLAFAVVLHVLVAVNAVLLVLLFTTTRLNAGFIVLSAPAVALQLAQLYYGVYRRQLRKARFLVLISIDLGFLGLATALLTGRPS